The following coding sequences are from one Hymenobacter sp. DG25A window:
- the bglX gene encoding beta-glucosidase BglX, whose protein sequence is MKRTFRTVLLLALSLQLSPPLQAQKTTPVTTTASADPKMTKFINDLMQKMTLEEKIGQLNLITVGFDVTGPVVSKDVDANIRKGNVGSVLNTFTPKAARKLQEMAVKESRLHIPLIFGYDVIHGHRTIFPIALGLASSWDLTAIERSARIAAEEASADGINWVYSPMVDIARDPRWGRISEGSGEDPYLGSQIARVMVRGYQGDDLMKNNTVMACVKHFALYGAAEAGRDYNTTDMSMVRMYNEYLPPYKAAIDAGAGSMMSSFNDINGVPATGNKWLMTELLRNQWGFTGFVATDYTAINEMTAHGMGNDAQVSALALNAGIDQDMVGEIFLKNLAQNLKDGTVKQEQIDLACRRILEAKWKLGLFQDPYRYANEKRAKATLMKKEFVTDARDIARKSMVLLKNSNNALPLKKTGTIALIGPLATRQRDMIGSWSGAGDWKQAVSLEQGIKNAVGSSVKVVTAQGANFTDDQQMIDRLNAHGGELNVDKRTSEAMIQEAVQLAQGADVIVAAVGESQGMTGEAASRADIGLPGQQLELLKALKKTGKPLVIVLMSGRPMTLTWEDENADAILETWFAGTQAGNAIADVLFGAYNPSGKLTATFPRHVGQVPIYYNHKNTGRPYVGDKLDKYKSRYMDVPNDPLYPFGYGLSYTTFQYGKPELSTTTLSPSGTLDVKVTVQNTGNYDGEEVAQLYIRDMVGSISRPVKELKGFQKVMLKKGESRTLTFRLTPEDLKFYNADLKFAAEPGDFQVFVGGNSRDVQTAAFKLTE, encoded by the coding sequence ATGAAACGAACCTTCCGTACTGTCTTGCTGCTGGCGCTCAGCCTCCAGCTAAGTCCGCCGCTGCAGGCTCAGAAAACCACCCCTGTTACCACTACCGCCTCCGCTGACCCGAAGATGACCAAGTTCATCAACGACCTGATGCAGAAAATGACGCTGGAAGAGAAAATCGGCCAGCTGAACCTTATAACGGTAGGCTTTGACGTGACCGGACCCGTGGTAAGCAAGGACGTGGACGCCAACATCCGCAAGGGCAACGTGGGCTCGGTGCTGAATACTTTCACGCCCAAAGCGGCCCGCAAGCTGCAGGAAATGGCTGTGAAGGAGTCGCGCCTGCACATTCCCCTGATTTTTGGGTACGATGTCATTCACGGGCACCGCACCATTTTCCCCATTGCCCTGGGTCTGGCTTCCAGTTGGGACCTGACGGCCATTGAGCGTAGCGCACGCATTGCCGCCGAAGAAGCTTCCGCCGACGGCATCAACTGGGTGTACTCGCCCATGGTGGATATTGCCCGCGACCCACGCTGGGGCCGCATCTCAGAAGGCTCGGGCGAAGACCCCTACCTGGGCTCCCAGATTGCCCGCGTAATGGTGCGCGGCTACCAGGGCGACGACCTGATGAAGAATAACACGGTGATGGCCTGCGTGAAGCACTTTGCGCTGTACGGCGCCGCCGAAGCCGGCCGCGACTACAACACCACCGATATGAGCATGGTGCGCATGTACAACGAGTACCTGCCGCCCTACAAAGCCGCCATCGACGCTGGCGCCGGCTCCATGATGTCGTCGTTCAACGACATCAACGGCGTGCCCGCCACCGGCAACAAGTGGCTGATGACCGAGCTGCTGCGCAACCAGTGGGGCTTCACCGGCTTCGTGGCTACCGACTACACTGCCATCAATGAAATGACCGCCCACGGCATGGGCAACGATGCGCAGGTATCGGCGCTGGCCCTGAACGCGGGGATTGATCAGGATATGGTAGGCGAGATTTTCCTTAAGAATCTGGCCCAAAACCTGAAGGATGGCACTGTGAAGCAGGAGCAGATTGACCTGGCCTGCCGCCGCATTCTGGAAGCCAAGTGGAAGCTGGGCCTTTTCCAGGACCCCTACCGCTACGCCAACGAGAAGCGCGCCAAGGCTACGCTCATGAAAAAGGAGTTTGTGACCGATGCCCGCGACATTGCCCGCAAGAGCATGGTGCTGCTCAAAAACAGCAATAACGCCCTGCCCCTCAAGAAAACCGGCACCATTGCCCTGATTGGCCCGCTAGCCACCCGCCAGCGCGACATGATTGGCAGCTGGAGCGGTGCCGGCGACTGGAAACAGGCCGTATCACTGGAACAAGGCATCAAAAACGCCGTAGGCAGCTCCGTGAAAGTGGTAACCGCCCAGGGTGCCAACTTCACCGACGACCAGCAGATGATTGACCGTCTGAACGCCCACGGCGGCGAGCTGAACGTAGACAAGCGTACCTCCGAAGCTATGATTCAGGAAGCCGTGCAGCTGGCTCAGGGGGCCGATGTAATTGTAGCCGCCGTAGGCGAAAGCCAGGGCATGACCGGCGAAGCCGCCAGCCGCGCCGACATTGGCCTACCCGGCCAGCAGTTGGAGCTCCTGAAAGCCCTCAAGAAAACCGGCAAACCGCTGGTGATTGTGCTGATGAGCGGCCGCCCCATGACGCTGACCTGGGAAGATGAGAATGCTGATGCCATTCTGGAAACCTGGTTTGCAGGCACCCAGGCCGGCAACGCCATTGCCGATGTGCTGTTTGGCGCCTACAACCCCTCGGGCAAGCTCACGGCCACCTTCCCCCGCCACGTGGGCCAGGTACCCATCTACTACAACCACAAAAACACCGGCCGCCCCTACGTCGGCGACAAGCTGGACAAGTATAAGTCGCGGTACATGGATGTGCCCAACGACCCGCTGTATCCCTTCGGCTACGGCCTGAGCTACACCACCTTTCAGTACGGCAAGCCCGAGCTGAGCACCACCACGCTTAGCCCCAGCGGCACGCTGGACGTGAAAGTAACCGTGCAGAACACCGGCAACTACGATGGCGAGGAAGTGGCCCAGCTGTATATCCGGGATATGGTGGGCTCCATCTCCCGCCCCGTGAAAGAGCTGAAAGGCTTTCAGAAGGTGATGCTGAAGAAAGGCGAGAGCCGCACGCTCACCTTCCGCCTCACCCCGGAAGACCTCAAATTCTACAACGCCGACCTGAAATTTGCCGCCGAGCCCGGCGACTTCCAGGTGTTTGTAGGCGGCAACTCCCGCGACGTGCAAACCGCCGCGTTTAAGCTCACGGAGTAA
- a CDS encoding DNA polymerase III subunit gamma/tau, with protein MENFVVSARKYRPATFRSVVGQQHVTTTLQNAILSNHLAQAFLFCGPRGVGKTTCARILAKTINCTNLTQEAEACNECESCRAFNQNASFNVHELDAASNNSVEDIRSLVEQVRYAPQAGRYKIYIIDEVHMLSNAAFNAFLKTLEEPPSYAIFILATTERHKIIPTILSRCQIFDFNRIKVDDMRSHLRYVATQEKVQAEDDALHLLAQKADGGLRDALSMFDQMVTFSGHNLTYKDVIQNLHILDYEYYFRLVDALLTENLSAALLLLEEVMQNGFDLHNFVVGAAEHLRGLLVCKDPVTVQLLEVSDGIRARYVQQAQAAPLAFLLSALNLVSLCDREFKQAKNQRLHVELTLMKLAYLNGAVQFARDLQGGSVASPQRASSDNGEAKKKTSVTPAAAPATISSPPTAPVAAAPQPTSTPQPAAPIKAIPADPEPLIPVDSGVEELHETLSIENPPAPVPTHHQVLDSTPHVETGRPSVAGHEPGDIPVVAAPIRPMPSLAKSGSISKLPSLAGIKEQAARENTASRATAVEEDAPTMSGALPTIDDALLQQTWAALKDSYKATSMSVYTVLNRPIQADEKHVIKLLVDNPVQEDVFNEFRAELTGELRRRTGYPRLTLQAEIVEQQSTGRKLYTSADKFEYLAERFPALVEMRQRLGLDTDF; from the coding sequence ATGGAGAATTTCGTTGTATCTGCCCGCAAGTACCGCCCAGCCACGTTTCGCAGCGTGGTGGGTCAGCAGCACGTAACCACTACCCTGCAGAACGCCATTCTGAGTAACCACCTGGCGCAGGCGTTCCTGTTTTGCGGACCGCGCGGCGTGGGTAAAACCACCTGTGCGCGCATTCTGGCCAAAACCATCAACTGCACCAACCTCACTCAAGAGGCCGAGGCGTGCAACGAGTGCGAGTCGTGCCGGGCGTTCAATCAGAACGCTTCTTTCAACGTGCACGAGCTGGATGCTGCTTCCAACAACTCCGTGGAGGATATCCGCTCCCTGGTGGAGCAGGTGCGCTACGCCCCGCAGGCCGGCCGCTACAAAATTTATATCATCGACGAGGTGCACATGCTCTCCAACGCGGCCTTCAACGCCTTTCTGAAGACGCTGGAAGAGCCACCGAGCTACGCCATTTTCATTCTGGCTACCACTGAGCGCCACAAGATTATTCCTACCATTCTGTCGCGCTGCCAGATCTTCGACTTCAACCGCATTAAGGTGGATGATATGCGCAGCCACCTGCGCTATGTAGCTACCCAGGAGAAGGTACAAGCCGAAGACGACGCCCTGCATCTGCTGGCCCAAAAGGCTGACGGTGGCCTGCGCGACGCTCTGTCTATGTTCGACCAGATGGTGACCTTCTCAGGCCACAATCTGACCTATAAAGACGTTATCCAGAACCTGCATATTCTGGATTATGAGTACTACTTCCGCTTAGTTGATGCGCTGCTGACGGAGAACCTCTCGGCTGCGCTGCTCTTGCTGGAAGAGGTGATGCAGAACGGTTTCGACCTGCACAACTTTGTGGTAGGTGCCGCCGAGCACCTACGGGGTTTGCTGGTGTGCAAAGACCCCGTAACGGTGCAGCTGCTGGAAGTATCTGATGGCATTCGGGCGCGCTATGTGCAGCAGGCCCAGGCCGCGCCGCTGGCGTTTCTGCTCTCTGCCCTGAACCTGGTGAGCCTCTGCGACCGGGAATTCAAGCAGGCCAAAAACCAACGTCTGCACGTGGAGCTCACGCTCATGAAGCTGGCCTACCTCAACGGGGCCGTGCAGTTTGCCCGCGACCTGCAAGGTGGCTCGGTCGCCAGCCCGCAGCGCGCATCGTCAGATAACGGCGAGGCGAAAAAAAAAACTAGTGTAACGCCGGCTGCGGCTCCTGCTACCATCAGTAGCCCGCCTACTGCGCCCGTAGCGGCAGCCCCGCAACCTACCAGCACCCCACAACCCGCCGCGCCCATCAAGGCCATTCCAGCCGATCCGGAACCTCTAATTCCAGTGGACAGCGGCGTAGAAGAGCTGCACGAGACGCTTAGCATTGAGAACCCACCCGCGCCGGTGCCCACGCACCATCAGGTGCTGGACAGCACGCCGCACGTGGAAACGGGCCGCCCCAGCGTGGCCGGCCACGAACCCGGCGACATACCGGTAGTAGCGGCGCCCATTCGGCCCATGCCTTCCCTCGCCAAAAGCGGGAGCATCTCCAAACTGCCCAGCCTGGCCGGCATAAAGGAGCAGGCGGCCCGGGAAAACACGGCCAGTCGTGCTACTGCTGTGGAGGAGGATGCGCCCACGATGTCCGGCGCGCTGCCCACTATTGATGATGCCCTATTGCAACAGACCTGGGCAGCGCTGAAGGACAGCTACAAAGCCACGAGCATGAGTGTGTACACCGTGCTGAACCGCCCCATACAAGCCGATGAAAAGCATGTCATCAAGCTCCTCGTTGATAACCCAGTGCAGGAAGACGTGTTCAACGAGTTTCGGGCCGAGCTGACAGGGGAACTGCGCCGCCGCACCGGCTATCCGCGCCTCACCTTGCAGGCCGAAATAGTAGAGCAGCAAAGCACCGGCCGCAAGCTCTATACCTCCGCCGATAAGTTTGAGTACCTGGCCGAGAGATTCCCCGCCCTGGTAGAAATGCGCCAGCGCCTGGGTCTGGATACAGATTTTTAG